From the Gallaecimonas xiamenensis 3-C-1 genome, one window contains:
- the epmB gene encoding EF-P beta-lysylation protein EpmB, which translates to MPQIITAKAPMWELCWRDELKAAISDPLTLARMLDLDAEPLAPGFAARRLFALRVPRPFVALMEKGNGNDPLLRQVLTDAAEFVESPGFSTDPLDEQDAAVPGLLHKYRSRVLFILKGGCAVNCRYCFRRHFPYADNPGSKASWQAALDYIANRPEIEEVILSGGDPLMAKDEELAWLIERLNGIKHLKLLRIHSRLPVVIPSRIDQSFLDTLAQSALPVTLVLHINHPAEVGQDLAKATAALRAANVTLLNQSVLLAGINDDAEVLVALSHRLFAAGILPYYLHVLDKVQGAAHFLVDDERARVIMRQLNARLSGYLVPRLAREEAGKPGKTLMDLNL; encoded by the coding sequence ATGCCGCAAATAATAACCGCAAAAGCCCCAATGTGGGAGCTTTGCTGGCGTGATGAGCTCAAAGCCGCCATTTCCGACCCTTTGACCCTGGCAAGGATGCTGGATCTGGACGCCGAGCCATTGGCGCCGGGCTTTGCTGCGCGCCGCCTTTTTGCCCTGCGCGTACCCCGGCCATTCGTGGCCCTGATGGAAAAAGGCAACGGTAACGATCCGCTGCTGCGCCAGGTGCTGACCGACGCTGCCGAATTTGTCGAAAGCCCCGGGTTTTCCACCGATCCCCTGGACGAGCAGGACGCGGCCGTGCCCGGTTTGCTGCATAAATACCGGAGCCGGGTGCTCTTTATCCTCAAAGGTGGCTGCGCCGTCAACTGCCGTTATTGCTTTCGCCGCCATTTCCCCTATGCCGACAACCCCGGCAGCAAGGCCAGCTGGCAGGCGGCCCTGGACTACATTGCCAATCGCCCCGAAATCGAAGAGGTGATCCTCTCCGGCGGCGATCCGCTGATGGCCAAGGACGAGGAACTGGCCTGGCTGATTGAGCGGCTCAACGGTATCAAGCATCTGAAACTGCTGCGTATCCACAGCCGGCTGCCGGTGGTGATCCCCAGCCGTATCGACCAGTCCTTCCTCGACACCCTGGCCCAAAGCGCCCTGCCGGTGACTCTGGTGCTGCACATCAACCACCCGGCAGAAGTGGGGCAGGATCTGGCTAAGGCCACCGCCGCCCTGCGCGCCGCCAATGTCACCCTGCTTAACCAAAGCGTGCTGCTGGCCGGCATCAACGACGACGCCGAGGTGCTGGTTGCCCTGTCACACCGGCTCTTTGCCGCCGGTATCCTGCCCTATTACCTGCATGTGCTGGACAAGGTGCAAGGGGCCGCCCACTTCCTGGTGGACGATGAGCGCGCCCGCGTTATCATGCGCCAGCTCAACGCCCGCCTGTCCGGCTACCTGGTGCCACGCCTGGCCCGGGAAGAAGCCGGCAAGCCCGGCAAGACCCTGATGGATTTGAACCTATGA
- a CDS encoding VOC family protein translates to MSVNAIPEGYHSLTPYLVVSDAAGAIDFYQRAFGAELVMRLDIPGTQQVAHAELKFGDSHLMLSEENPDWNSISPATLGGTPLSLMFYVPNVDSAFARALEAGASQLMPVQNQFYGDRAGTLKDPYGHQWTLGTHVEDVGLQELSDRMAAMFK, encoded by the coding sequence ATGTCCGTCAACGCCATACCCGAGGGCTACCACAGCCTGACCCCCTACCTGGTCGTCAGCGACGCCGCCGGTGCCATCGATTTTTACCAGCGCGCCTTCGGCGCCGAGCTGGTGATGCGCCTGGACATTCCCGGCACCCAGCAGGTCGCCCATGCCGAACTCAAGTTTGGCGACAGCCACCTGATGCTGAGTGAAGAGAACCCCGACTGGAACAGTATCAGTCCCGCCACCCTGGGGGGCACGCCCCTGTCGCTGATGTTCTATGTACCTAATGTGGATAGCGCTTTTGCCCGGGCCCTAGAAGCCGGTGCCAGCCAACTGATGCCTGTGCAAAACCAGTTTTACGGTGACCGCGCCGGTACCTTGAAAGACCCCTACGGCCATCAATGGACCCTGGGTACCCATGTGGAGGATGTGGGCTTACAGGAGCTGTCTGACCGTATGGCCGCCATGTTCAAATAA
- a CDS encoding aldo/keto reductase produces the protein MKQRQLGANGPLVSALALGCMGMSEFYGNGDDRESLATLDLALEQGLNFWDTADIYGPYSNETLVGQALKGRRQQVFLASKFGIVRDPTDPGKRGVNGRPDYVRSSVEGSLKRLGTDHIDLYYQHRMDPAVPVEETVGAMAELVKEGKVRYLGLSEVDAATLQRAHKEHPISAVQSEYSLWTRDPERQVLDCCSELGVGFVAYSPLGRGFLSGAIRSVEDFEPGDFRRSNPRFMGENFQKNLALVDAVKALADHKGVSPSQLALAWLLAKGEHLVPLFGTKRRRYLQDNLGALSVNLSPGELAEIEAVFPTGAVAGSRYSSEVMELLPQ, from the coding sequence ATGAAACAACGTCAATTGGGGGCCAATGGGCCTTTGGTATCGGCCCTGGCCTTGGGCTGCATGGGTATGAGCGAGTTCTATGGTAATGGCGATGACCGCGAGTCTTTAGCCACCTTGGATCTGGCTCTGGAACAGGGGCTCAACTTTTGGGATACCGCCGACATTTACGGTCCTTACAGCAACGAAACCCTGGTGGGCCAGGCCCTTAAAGGGCGGCGTCAGCAGGTTTTCCTGGCCAGCAAGTTCGGCATAGTGCGGGACCCGACCGATCCCGGCAAGCGGGGGGTAAACGGCCGCCCTGACTATGTGCGCAGTTCTGTCGAAGGCAGCCTCAAGCGACTGGGTACCGACCACATCGACCTTTACTACCAGCACCGAATGGATCCGGCGGTACCGGTGGAGGAAACCGTGGGGGCCATGGCCGAACTGGTCAAGGAGGGCAAGGTCCGTTACCTGGGGCTGAGCGAAGTGGACGCCGCCACCTTGCAACGGGCACACAAGGAACACCCCATCAGCGCCGTGCAAAGCGAGTACTCTCTATGGACCCGCGACCCCGAGCGCCAGGTGCTGGATTGCTGCAGCGAATTAGGGGTGGGTTTTGTGGCCTACAGCCCCCTGGGGCGCGGTTTTCTGAGCGGCGCCATTCGCTCGGTAGAGGATTTTGAACCCGGTGATTTTCGCCGCTCCAATCCCCGCTTTATGGGGGAGAACTTCCAGAAGAACCTGGCGTTGGTGGATGCGGTTAAGGCCCTGGCCGATCATAAAGGGGTCAGCCCCAGCCAGTTGGCCCTGGCCTGGTTGTTGGCCAAGGGCGAGCACCTGGTGCCTCTTTTTGGCACCAAGCGCCGCCGTTACCTGCAAGACAACCTGGGGGCTCTGTCGGTTAACCTGAGCCCCGGGGAGCTGGCTGAAATTGAGGCGGTGTTTCCGACAGGCGCTGTCGCCGGCAGCCGGTACAGCAGCGAAGTGATGGAGCTGTTGCCGCAATAA
- a CDS encoding LysR family transcriptional regulator — protein MDRFRTLGIFLRVCEARSFTQAASSLNLPRSTVTQAVQRLEAQLKTQLLVRTTRQVSLTPEGETFVDKARQLLADWDELEGLFLPNKAPSGVLRINLPTRLARLVVIPHLADFHQRYPKIALQLTIADQPIDPVKEGVDAVLRAGPLKDSNLRARNLGQMPQATLASPGYLARFGTPLDLDQLAGHRMVAYALPSSGRIEPLDFTLAGQCQTRMLPFDLSTNGADAYVAAGLAGFGLIQGPRYDLEEQVAKGLLVEVLPKTPPPPMALALLYPANRHPSQRLRCFSDWLARLVAELGITESGV, from the coding sequence ATGGACCGCTTTCGAACCCTTGGCATCTTCCTTCGGGTCTGTGAGGCCCGCAGCTTCACCCAGGCTGCCAGCAGCCTCAACCTGCCCCGCTCCACCGTCACCCAGGCGGTGCAGCGCCTGGAAGCCCAACTAAAGACCCAACTGCTGGTGCGCACCACCCGCCAGGTTAGCCTGACCCCGGAAGGGGAAACCTTTGTCGACAAGGCTCGGCAATTGCTGGCGGATTGGGACGAGCTGGAAGGCTTGTTCCTGCCGAACAAGGCCCCAAGCGGCGTACTGCGCATCAACCTGCCCACCCGCCTGGCGCGGCTGGTGGTGATCCCGCATCTGGCCGACTTTCACCAACGCTACCCCAAGATCGCCCTGCAACTGACCATAGCCGACCAGCCCATAGACCCGGTAAAAGAAGGGGTGGACGCGGTGCTGCGGGCCGGCCCCTTAAAAGACAGTAACCTGCGGGCCCGCAACCTGGGCCAGATGCCCCAGGCCACCCTGGCCAGCCCAGGTTATCTGGCCCGCTTCGGCACTCCGTTGGACCTCGACCAACTGGCCGGGCACCGCATGGTGGCCTATGCCCTGCCTTCAAGTGGCCGTATCGAGCCTCTGGATTTCACCCTGGCCGGCCAATGCCAGACCCGCATGCTGCCTTTTGACTTGAGCACCAACGGCGCCGACGCCTATGTGGCCGCCGGCCTGGCCGGGTTCGGCCTTATCCAGGGGCCGCGCTATGACCTTGAAGAGCAGGTGGCCAAGGGGCTACTGGTGGAGGTGCTGCCAAAGACCCCGCCACCGCCCATGGCCCTGGCCCTGCTCTACCCTGCCAACCGCCACCCCAGTCAGCGCCTGCGCTGTTTCAGTGACTGGCTGGCCCGCTTGGTGGCAGAACTCGGCATAACCGAAAGCGGGGTGTGA
- a CDS encoding DUF2750 domain-containing protein, translating to MTQWQKSYDTFLETIQQTGELWSLSCEEGWVVCDSAEFEDAEVMPFWSNKADAQRHCVDQWADYQAERISLSDFVGLWLPNLAEDDILVGPDWNEELEGLELEPGDIAESLMGEQ from the coding sequence ATGACCCAATGGCAAAAAAGTTACGACACCTTCCTTGAGACCATCCAGCAGACCGGCGAACTGTGGAGCCTGAGCTGTGAAGAAGGCTGGGTTGTTTGTGATTCGGCCGAGTTCGAAGACGCCGAGGTCATGCCGTTTTGGTCCAACAAGGCGGACGCCCAGCGCCACTGTGTCGACCAGTGGGCCGACTACCAAGCCGAGCGCATCAGCCTGTCCGACTTCGTGGGCCTGTGGCTGCCCAACCTGGCCGAGGACGACATCCTGGTCGGTCCCGACTGGAACGAAGAACTCGAGGGCCTGGAACTGGAACCCGGCGACATCGCCGAATCCCTGATGGGGGAACAATGA
- a CDS encoding TonB-dependent hemoglobin/transferrin/lactoferrin family receptor: MKSPAHWTLLALSCAVSQALANDQNLTQAPDDSLERITVQGQRSPAIHPDASSVVIDEQQIRRNLSTDLSDVLRYEPGVTVTRDERFGIGSINIRGMDGDRVKILVDGVELADSYGPTTTYLQSGRNTVDLDALQRMTIIKGGNVSAGSGALGGVVQFRTKEAADYLKAQGDDSQLLLQASYRSDSERFSETATLANRIGDLESLLVYSRRDGKETDNHGGGSDDRGPGRGAVNPADTQSDNLLGKLVWQLGADNRLGLVAEHFKGRSKIDLYSESTAEALHRSDDDIQRTRVGLFQDLAAEQLFFDQLHWQLDFQKTRTENGTLVDSASSHRFVNRFYDQRGYQGRADLAKQLDNHRLRYGASYQRQEYENLNRNTVDGQTDSSRFSPKADGDIVGLYMEDHWQLSEDFALLPALRYDHYHYQTQADQYVADWGDSKNSKLTGQLGFEWQLASGLGLFGRYGSGFRAPTINNLYYYYENNVSFGGNQFSYIIRPNPDLKPEQSTFAELGLRLSGTQGQAELAFFDNHYRNFIESQVPLGASPEYSLGEFTAMNLDKVRIKGFEFKGALDLAAFWGSTLDGLALKGAVAYAEGENTGDDEPLDSISPLQLFSGLDYDAPTGQWGASLNLTWTARKKRSDISTANQWLATSSFTTVDMTAYYQPLERLRLSAGLYNLFDKQYWVWSEVRTLSTQSQNLERYSQPGRNFGLGLQYRF, from the coding sequence ATGAAATCGCCTGCCCACTGGACCCTGCTGGCTCTGAGCTGCGCCGTCAGCCAGGCCCTGGCCAATGATCAAAACCTTACCCAGGCACCGGATGACAGCCTGGAACGGATCACAGTACAGGGCCAAAGAAGCCCGGCCATCCACCCCGACGCCAGCAGCGTCGTTATCGATGAGCAGCAGATCCGCCGTAACCTCAGCACCGATCTGAGCGACGTGCTGCGCTACGAACCCGGTGTGACTGTCACCCGTGATGAGCGTTTTGGTATTGGCAGCATCAACATCAGGGGTATGGACGGCGACAGGGTCAAGATCCTGGTTGACGGTGTCGAACTGGCGGACAGCTATGGCCCCACCACCACCTACCTGCAGTCGGGGCGTAATACGGTGGATCTTGATGCCCTGCAACGGATGACCATCATCAAAGGCGGCAATGTCAGCGCCGGCTCGGGAGCTTTGGGGGGCGTGGTGCAGTTTCGCACCAAGGAAGCCGCCGACTACCTCAAGGCCCAGGGGGATGACAGCCAACTGCTGCTCCAAGCCAGTTATCGCAGCGATTCTGAGCGCTTTAGCGAAACCGCCACCCTGGCCAACCGCATCGGAGACCTGGAATCCTTGCTGGTCTACAGCCGCCGCGACGGCAAGGAGACCGACAACCACGGTGGCGGCAGCGACGACAGGGGCCCCGGGCGCGGCGCCGTCAACCCGGCCGACACCCAATCCGACAACCTGCTCGGTAAACTGGTCTGGCAGTTGGGCGCAGACAACCGGCTGGGGCTGGTTGCCGAGCACTTTAAAGGCCGCTCCAAGATTGATCTTTATTCGGAGAGCACGGCCGAAGCCCTGCATCGCTCTGACGACGACATCCAGCGTACCCGTGTTGGCCTCTTCCAGGATCTAGCCGCAGAACAGCTGTTTTTTGACCAGCTCCACTGGCAGCTGGACTTCCAGAAAACCCGCACCGAGAACGGTACCCTGGTCGACAGTGCCAGCAGTCATCGTTTTGTGAACCGTTTCTACGACCAGCGGGGCTACCAGGGCCGGGCCGATCTGGCCAAGCAACTGGACAACCACCGACTGCGTTACGGTGCCAGCTACCAGCGCCAGGAATACGAAAACCTCAATCGCAATACGGTAGATGGCCAAACCGATAGCAGCCGCTTCTCCCCCAAGGCGGACGGGGATATTGTCGGCCTCTATATGGAAGACCACTGGCAGCTGAGCGAGGACTTTGCGCTGCTGCCGGCCCTGCGCTACGACCACTACCATTACCAGACTCAGGCCGACCAATATGTGGCCGACTGGGGCGACAGTAAGAACAGTAAACTGACCGGCCAGTTGGGTTTCGAGTGGCAACTGGCGAGCGGCCTTGGCCTCTTTGGCCGTTACGGCAGCGGCTTTCGTGCCCCCACCATCAACAACCTCTATTACTACTACGAAAACAACGTCAGCTTCGGTGGTAACCAGTTTTCCTACATCATCAGGCCCAACCCGGATCTCAAACCGGAGCAAAGCACCTTTGCCGAGCTGGGCCTACGCCTGAGCGGCACCCAGGGCCAGGCCGAGCTGGCCTTCTTTGACAACCATTACCGCAACTTTATCGAAAGCCAGGTACCCCTAGGAGCCAGCCCCGAATACAGCCTGGGGGAGTTCACCGCCATGAACCTGGACAAGGTCCGCATCAAGGGTTTCGAGTTCAAAGGCGCCCTGGATTTGGCGGCATTCTGGGGCAGCACCTTGGACGGCCTGGCCCTTAAGGGCGCCGTGGCTTACGCCGAAGGCGAAAACACCGGCGATGACGAGCCATTGGATTCTATCTCGCCCTTGCAGCTATTCAGCGGCCTGGACTACGACGCGCCAACCGGCCAGTGGGGCGCCAGCCTCAACCTGACTTGGACTGCGCGCAAAAAACGCAGCGACATCAGCACCGCCAACCAATGGCTGGCTACGTCCAGTTTCACCACTGTAGACATGACCGCCTACTATCAGCCTCTGGAAAGGCTGCGGTTGTCGGCTGGCCTCTACAATCTGTTCGACAAACAGTATTGGGTCTGGAGTGAAGTACGTACCCTCAGTACCCAGAGCCAGAATCTGGAGCGATACAGCCAGCCGGGGCGCAACTTTGGCCTGGGCTTGCAATACCGCTTCTAA
- a CDS encoding YaeQ family protein has product MALGATIYKAQLNISDLERHYYAEHPLTLACHPSETETRLMVRLLAFIANADADLAFTKGISTDDEPDLWLKAPDGRILLWIELGEPTVKRIKQGLSRAEKVLVYSYGARGAEQWWKQFGDEIKALRRLEVFNLGFEQLPALAAFAQKNMSLSATLMEGSWLLTDGERSEEFRIDRWL; this is encoded by the coding sequence GTGGCACTGGGTGCAACCATCTACAAGGCGCAATTGAACATCAGCGATCTGGAACGGCATTACTACGCCGAACACCCGCTGACCCTGGCATGCCACCCTTCGGAAACCGAGACCCGCCTGATGGTGCGGCTGCTGGCCTTTATCGCCAATGCCGATGCGGACCTGGCCTTTACCAAAGGCATCAGCACCGACGACGAACCGGATCTGTGGCTCAAGGCCCCGGACGGCCGTATCCTGTTGTGGATAGAGCTGGGGGAACCCACAGTCAAGCGCATCAAGCAGGGCCTGTCCCGGGCCGAGAAGGTGCTGGTCTATTCCTACGGCGCCCGGGGCGCCGAGCAATGGTGGAAGCAATTTGGCGATGAGATCAAGGCCCTAAGGCGCCTGGAGGTCTTTAACCTCGGCTTTGAGCAGTTGCCGGCCCTGGCGGCCTTTGCCCAGAAGAACATGAGCCTGAGCGCCACCTTGATGGAAGGCAGCTGGTTGCTGACCGACGGTGAGCGCTCGGAAGAGTTTCGTATCGACCGCTGGCTTTAA
- a CDS encoding glutaredoxin family protein yields the protein MRPWLWLLLLILVFQHGDSLKDMAQSHQLWPFEGAKAKLYTNDWCPACLRTDSLLEELEIPVDRVNLDYALEASQVEQRYGRGNLPILVIGDQVIRGFAPDRTKEAWHQAKAKGFWAGMTDNDDL from the coding sequence ATGCGACCTTGGCTCTGGCTGCTGCTGCTGATCTTGGTTTTTCAGCACGGTGACAGCCTTAAAGACATGGCCCAAAGCCACCAGCTGTGGCCCTTCGAGGGGGCTAAGGCCAAACTCTATACCAACGACTGGTGTCCGGCCTGCCTGCGCACCGACAGTCTGCTTGAGGAACTCGAGATACCGGTGGACAGGGTAAACCTGGACTATGCCCTCGAGGCCTCTCAGGTCGAGCAGCGTTACGGCCGGGGTAACCTGCCGATCCTGGTGATAGGGGATCAGGTGATCCGGGGCTTTGCCCCTGACCGTACCAAAGAGGCCTGGCATCAAGCCAAGGCCAAGGGATTTTGGGCGGGGATGACCGACAATGACGATCTCTGA
- the groL gene encoding chaperonin GroEL (60 kDa chaperone family; promotes refolding of misfolded polypeptides especially under stressful conditions; forms two stacked rings of heptamers to form a barrel-shaped 14mer; ends can be capped by GroES; misfolded proteins enter the barrel where they are refolded when GroES binds): MAAKEVKFGNDARVKMLKGVNILADAVKVTLGPKGRNVVLDKSFGAPLITKDGVSVAKEIELEDKFENMGAQMVKEVASKANDEAGDGTTTATVLAQSIVNEGLKAVAAGMNPMDLKRGIDKAVIKAVEELKALSVPCADSKAIAQVGTISANSDETIGNILAEAMDKVGKEGVITVEEGQGLQDELDVVEGMQFDRGYLSPYFINNPDNGSVELDSPFILLVDKKVSNIREMLPVLEGVAKSGKPLLVIAEDVEGEALATLVVNTMRGIVKVAAVKAPGFGDRRKAMLQDIAILTGGTVISEEIGMELEKAGLEELGQAKRVVITKDETTIIDGIGEAAAIEARVKQIRAQIEESTSDYDKEKLQERVAKLAGGVAVIKVGAATEVEMKEKKARVEDALHATRAAVEEGVVPGGGVALVRVASKITELTGDNEDQNHGIKIALRAMEAPLRQIVANAGGEASVIAAKVKDGSANFGYNAGNDTYGDMLEMGILDPTKVTRSALQFASSVAGLMITTEAMVTELPKKDAPAAPDMGGMGGMGGMM; encoded by the coding sequence ATGGCTGCAAAAGAAGTCAAATTCGGTAACGACGCCCGCGTCAAAATGCTCAAGGGTGTGAACATCCTGGCCGACGCCGTCAAAGTCACCCTGGGCCCCAAAGGCCGTAACGTGGTGCTGGACAAATCCTTCGGCGCGCCGCTGATCACCAAAGACGGTGTCTCCGTTGCCAAGGAAATCGAACTGGAAGACAAGTTCGAAAACATGGGCGCCCAGATGGTCAAGGAAGTGGCTTCCAAGGCCAACGACGAAGCCGGTGACGGTACCACCACCGCCACCGTACTGGCCCAGTCCATCGTTAACGAAGGCCTCAAGGCCGTTGCCGCCGGCATGAACCCCATGGATCTTAAACGCGGCATCGACAAGGCCGTGATCAAGGCCGTGGAAGAGCTCAAGGCCCTGTCCGTGCCCTGCGCCGACTCCAAAGCCATCGCCCAGGTCGGTACCATCTCTGCCAACTCCGATGAAACCATCGGCAACATCCTGGCCGAAGCCATGGACAAAGTGGGCAAGGAAGGTGTTATCACCGTTGAAGAAGGCCAAGGCCTGCAAGACGAGCTGGACGTGGTTGAAGGTATGCAGTTCGACCGTGGCTACCTGTCTCCCTACTTCATCAACAACCCCGACAACGGCTCTGTTGAGCTGGACAGCCCCTTCATCCTGCTGGTGGACAAGAAAGTCTCCAACATCCGTGAAATGCTGCCCGTGCTCGAAGGCGTTGCCAAGTCCGGCAAACCCCTGCTGGTGATCGCCGAAGACGTGGAAGGCGAAGCCCTGGCCACCCTGGTGGTGAACACCATGCGCGGTATCGTCAAGGTTGCTGCCGTTAAAGCTCCTGGCTTTGGCGACCGCCGTAAGGCCATGCTGCAAGATATCGCCATCCTCACCGGCGGTACCGTGATCTCCGAAGAGATCGGCATGGAACTGGAAAAGGCCGGCCTGGAAGAACTGGGTCAAGCCAAGCGCGTGGTGATCACCAAAGACGAGACCACCATCATCGACGGTATCGGTGAAGCCGCCGCCATCGAGGCTCGCGTCAAGCAGATCCGCGCCCAAATCGAAGAGTCCACTTCCGACTACGACAAAGAAAAACTGCAAGAGCGCGTGGCCAAGCTGGCCGGCGGTGTTGCCGTTATCAAAGTCGGCGCCGCGACCGAAGTGGAAATGAAAGAGAAGAAAGCCCGCGTTGAAGACGCCCTGCACGCCACCCGCGCCGCAGTGGAAGAAGGCGTGGTACCTGGCGGCGGCGTAGCCCTGGTGCGCGTTGCCTCCAAGATCACCGAACTGACCGGTGACAACGAAGACCAGAACCACGGCATCAAGATCGCCCTGCGCGCCATGGAAGCCCCGCTGCGCCAGATCGTCGCCAACGCCGGTGGTGAAGCCTCCGTTATCGCCGCCAAGGTCAAAGACGGCAGCGCCAACTTCGGCTACAACGCCGGTAACGACACCTACGGCGACATGCTGGAAATGGGTATCCTGGATCCCACCAAGGTCACCCGCTCTGCTCTGCAGTTCGCCTCTTCCGTGGCCGGTCTGATGATCACCACCGAAGCCATGGTCACCGAACTGCCGAAGAAAGATGCCCCGGCAGCCCCCGATATGGGCGGCATGGGTGGCATGGGCGGCATGATGTAA
- a CDS encoding co-chaperone GroES has translation MKLRPLHDRVIVKRIEVEAKSAGGIVLTGSAAEKSTRGEVLAVGQGRVLDSGEVKPLDVKVGDKVIFNDGYGVKTEKLDGQEVLIMSETDILAIVEG, from the coding sequence ATGAAACTGCGTCCGTTGCATGACCGCGTCATCGTCAAGCGCATCGAAGTTGAAGCCAAATCCGCTGGCGGCATAGTGCTGACCGGCTCTGCCGCTGAGAAATCCACCCGTGGGGAAGTACTGGCCGTAGGCCAAGGCCGCGTCCTGGACAGCGGCGAGGTTAAACCCCTGGATGTGAAAGTCGGTGACAAGGTGATTTTCAACGACGGTTACGGCGTGAAGACCGAGAAGCTCGACGGCCAAGAAGTGCTGATCATGAGCGAAACCGACATCCTGGCGATCGTCGAAGGTTAA
- a CDS encoding FxsA family protein, with the protein MFGRLFLLFLVIPFIEITLLIKLGGLIGALPTIALMIITAIIGAKLVRQAGLATWMEAQRRMAAGEVPGQQICEGLVLLIAGVMLVTPGLITDAAGIALLLPALRRKLAAQLSKRMVVQTAAGSMGGGFGQRPEGNQTIEGEFERKD; encoded by the coding sequence ATGTTCGGCCGACTGTTCCTGCTTTTTCTGGTTATCCCCTTTATCGAGATCACCTTGCTGATCAAGCTCGGCGGCCTGATCGGTGCCTTGCCCACCATTGCCTTGATGATCATCACCGCCATTATCGGCGCCAAGCTGGTGCGCCAGGCGGGCCTGGCCACCTGGATGGAGGCCCAGCGCCGCATGGCGGCCGGTGAAGTGCCCGGCCAGCAAATCTGCGAAGGCCTGGTATTGCTGATCGCCGGTGTGATGCTGGTGACCCCGGGCCTTATCACCGACGCTGCCGGTATCGCCCTGCTGTTGCCGGCCTTGCGTCGTAAGCTGGCGGCCCAACTCAGTAAGCGCATGGTGGTGCAAACTGCTGCTGGCTCCATGGGTGGCGGTTTTGGCCAGCGCCCAGAGGGCAACCAGACCATCGAAGGCGAGTTCGAGCGTAAGGACTGA
- the cutA gene encoding divalent-cation tolerance protein CutA produces the protein MTQALVVLCTCPDEASALALAKTLLEARLTACVNLIPKVRSLYLWQGQLCDDTEVQLVIKSNLPHFEALAERVRALHPYDIPEILALPVSAGDSRYLTWLEEVVSP, from the coding sequence ATGACCCAGGCCCTGGTGGTGTTGTGCACCTGCCCGGACGAGGCCAGCGCCTTGGCCCTGGCCAAGACCTTACTGGAAGCCAGGCTCACCGCCTGCGTCAATCTGATCCCCAAGGTCCGCTCTCTCTATCTTTGGCAAGGCCAGCTGTGTGACGACACCGAAGTCCAACTGGTCATTAAAAGCAACCTCCCTCATTTCGAGGCCCTGGCCGAGCGGGTCCGTGCCTTGCACCCTTATGACATTCCTGAAATCCTGGCTCTGCCGGTCAGCGCGGGCGATAGCCGTTACCTGACTTGGCTTGAAGAGGTTGTAAGCCCGTGA